The genomic DNA ATCAAGAGTTTTCTGATCTATAAGACCATTTCTCCTTGCAACAAATAGAGAGACGGAGAAAAATAGAGTTACAAGAACAAAATAAACTACATTCTGAATAAGAAGTATTTTTGTGAGCGTAAGAATTGACATATCTTTTGTTAAACTATTCCATCCAGTTCCAAGCAAAATTTTTCTCATCCCATCCATCCATATGGTCTGTGGAATAAAATAGCCGATATTTCTCAAGAAGGGAGGAAATACATCGAGTGGAAAGATTGCTCCTGTGAAGAGAAGAAATATACCAGTTGCACTCTGAGTTAAAAACCAGCCATTCTTTGCAATGAGGAAGTTAAGTCCTGCAAAGAAATAACCAATTATAAACAGTGAAAAAACACCAAGAATAAAGAACAGAGGAAGAATGATGAACCATCCTGCAATTGGGTTCAAACTTAACTTAAAGAAGGTGAAACTTACAAAGATTAGTATTCCTACAGAAACAGATGTAGTTATAAACTTTGCAAAACCCCTACCTGTAAGATAGATAAAGAGGTTCACAGGAGATATATAAATATATTTTAATGTCTCATAAAACTCCCTATCATCAATCACTGCCCATGCCATACCAAAAAGAACATTGGCAGTATAGAGATGAAGGGCATTTCCTATAAGAAGATGGGGAAAGGTTAACCCAATTTTTCCTCTTGTTATGATGAGATACATAATTATAAGGATAAAGGAAGAAGATAAAGGTTTTGCAAGGGAGTATATTGTAAATAAAAATGGATCTGTCCAGTTACTCTCAATCTTCCATCCAAGAAAAAAGGAGGTTTTAAAGTTCAAAAAGAGCCTTCTTACTACTCCCATCTTATTGTAATTTTACCCTCCTTTCTTGCAAGTCTCTCCATCTTTTTTAAGTAAAAATGTGCAAGGAAAAGGTAGACAATTGTGAGAACTAAAAGAATAAGAATCTCCACATTTACCGAAAGAAAACCAAAGATTTCTCCTTTTTTAAAGAGGAGCTGCCTTAAACCATCAAGGCCAAGGGTTAATGGAATAAGAGATGAAAAGAAACCAACTGGTCCAAGAAATTTTATAGGAAAATACATACCTGTGATAAGATAAACAGGCTCCTGAAGAAATTCAGAGAGATGCCATGCCT from Caldisericia bacterium includes the following:
- a CDS encoding ABC transporter permease, coding for MNFKTSFFLGWKIESNWTDPFLFTIYSLAKPLSSSFILIIMYLIITRGKIGLTFPHLLIGNALHLYTANVLFGMAWAVIDDREFYETLKYIYISPVNLFIYLTGRGFAKFITTSVSVGILIFVSFTFFKLSLNPIAGWFIILPLFFILGVFSLFIIGYFFAGLNFLIAKNGWFLTQSATGIFLLFTGAIFPLDVFPPFLRNIGYFIPQTIWMDGMRKILLGTGWNSLTKDMSILTLTKILLIQNVVYFVLVTLFFSVSLFVARRNGLIDQKTLD